AAAACTCATGTATTCTAGTATGAAAGAAATTCCTACCACAGGAAATACACAGATGTTGGAATATAATTACTTCCATTGTCACATGTCTCACTCTTGTTTTGAGTTCGACTTGATGTTTGGAAACTTTGAAACTGTCCTTGTAACAGACatgtgctttgagtggttgaaCGCTGTGGAATTTATTTTACCTATAGAAGAAACATCAGTGGCAACATTTCCTGTTGCAACACCAAAGAAAACAGATGTGCTCTGGCGAAACCCTCccacagtaacacacagcaATACACAGTAACACACCCACCACATCTTGTtgacagcacaaacacacactctctctctcacgatGATTAGACACGGTTTATGGAGACGAGTAAATTATTCATCACAAAATTTGTTTCCGTAATCGCAAATCCGAGTTCTCTCCCCCGCATGTGCTTCGTGTCCCTCATTATGAtatagcctgtgtgtgtgtatgtgggtggtcaaggtattactcatgttgtggggaccttaatgtgtttacagtcacattatggggacttttCTTCCTTATGGGCACGAAAACCAGGTCCCTGCAACGTTAATCATTAAATTTCAAGtctaggtttaggtttaggtttaggtttaggtaaaggtttaggtttaggtttaggttaaagttaAGTTTACGTTcaagttagggttagggctaggGTTAGGttcaggtttaggtttaggttcaggtttaggtttaggttcagTTTAGCTTGaagttaggtttaggtttgaaTTAAAGTTAATGTGAAGGttatggttaggtttaggtttaggtttaggtttaggtttgggtgAAATTTAGGTTGGATTAGGTTTAGGCTAATGTTAGGATTAGTTTAGGTTCAGGTTTAGGTGTATGTTAAGGTTAAGGCAAAGTTTAACCTTAGGTTAGGTTTACGTTAGATTCAGGTTAAGATAAGGGTTTGTAATTATAGGGAACGTTAGAGAATGTCTCTtggaaatcaatgtaatgtcctctgaggtcatggagacacaactaagtgtgtgagtgtgtgtttctgcgtttctgtgtgtgtgtgtgcgtgtgtgtgtgtgcgtgcgtgtttgcaGTTCTACTCGATCCTGGACGGAGATGTGGATATGCTCTTCATGCATGTGGACAACCCAGGAGGTAacggagaaaacacacacacacacacacatttaatccCCTTTGTCAAACGCCTACCTTAAAAAcgccaccccccaccccccctcaaaGACTCGCCTCACACATGCTCGTAAACCACGCCAAGAGCCCGGCCCGACAGGAGTTACAGCCCTCTCAGCCCCTTTTGTTGTAATGGAAAAGCTCAACGGTAAAGACGGGACTGGTTTCACAAGTTCCTTGTATTGCTGACACATCATTCCATCatactgagtgtgtttgtgcatgtgagtcCAGCCGCCCGGCCTtttgttcctctctctccttccccctctcctgctctctttctcaTTCAGTCCCTCTTCTCTCATTcatttccattattattattatttttattattttaattagtgCTCCAGTTTGTGGGCTGGGGTGACAGGGACTTTTTTCCAGCTGAGATAAATAGGGGAGATATGGGAGCAGATCTTCTGTTTATATCTTTCGTCGGCTGCAGATTTAGGTTACACCACAAAAGCTGACAAACATATCTTGGGATCAGGGTGTAACACAAGcgcacatacacatgcacgtgcacgtgcacgtgcatgtgcacatgcatgtgtatgtgtagcacacaaacacgctcacACTAGAAAAAGTAAACCACGTCCATCACCCTCCTCGGCTGAGCTTGTCCTCCCCCCAGTTAGAATATGATTGATGGTGACACGTTGCTGTTGTGAAATTTGGTGTCAGCGCGGCGTCTGCTGACACCAGGTGCTGCGTATGGAGGTTTAGCATAATTTTGATTATCACTGCATTCACATTGAGACAACGCTGCCAGCAAAGCaccattatttatttagaagctgCACCACCTCCAGCTTTTATCGTCATTACATCTGGTGCCAGCGTGTTGGTTTATTCTGGGATAGAAATCTGCCGGAATGTGAATAAAACCTTTGTGGAGGATGTAAAGGTCAAAGGAAACTTTTAGTTTGTCTATTAATAACAAAGAAGATTAACCACATCCTGTTTCCACAAGTACAACATGTGGTTTGTCAGAAATGTCTCGGAGGTCAGGTGGATTACaaaccatttcattttttactAATATAATTATGAAATTCCAAACACTCTTTTCTTCATTTATGATTTGTTGCCCTTTACATGGGTACTTAAGCTATTTAGTATTTAGTATacatgaaaatgacaaataaaaatctctttatttacagtcagtcTTCCGTCTGTTTTCGCTCTAGACACCTTCTTTGGGACCATGTACACGTCGGACGACCGCGGCATCTTGTTCTCCAAGTCGCTGGAGCGCCACCTGTTTGACGGGCACAGGAAGAGCGACTTCACCAACATCACCTCCCTGAGAGGAGTGTACCTCACCAATAAACTAGACGAGGGTAGGCCGTCCATCTCTTTCTGTCATCTGGATTTACTATGCTGGGTTTTGGTATGGAAGAGTTAAGCAGAAGTTTAAAGTAAAGTTTAGTATCTGAGCCCTACGCTGATATAATGGCCTTTCCTCACACTCTTCTGTCTGTGGAGCTTTGCATTGACTGTAACAGGCGAAGAAAGCTGATCTATTAATCCGGGTTTTAACTACTTTACTCACCccaggaggagagaaatcacACAATGCATTCccccactgtgttgtgttgcagatgGCCGTATACGATCCGTCATTTCCTTCAACAGAGGAGGGACCTGGCGACAACTCAACAAACCGGAGAACGTGAACTGTAGCGAGCAAACTAAGAAAGTACGTTACATGCAGTGCGTTGGCTTTAAATTAGTTTAAGTTAATAATCGCTGACTGTAAACATTTGtatacgtatgtgtgtgtgtgtgtgtcattagtGCAACCTGCATATTCACGGAGAACACAGTCGGAACAACCAGATAGTTCCCATGCTCGCTCTGTCGGAGCCCACGGCCATCGGTCTGGTCATCGCTCATGGTAATTTAACTGCAACTTACCCAACTGTTATTACCCAGTCAAAATTTAGACTTCCAGTTCAAATTTTTCagctttaaagcaacactatgcagcTTTTTTAtccttaaaacagcagcttcttaAATTAGTTTGTAGGTTCACTGAGTTGGAATATGAaaaattctaaacagagtttggtggatttgttacagcagcagctcttctggttcagaaAGCAGGgaatcatgggtaatatccattGTTCAGTTGTGAGTCAAGAGATAGATAAGCTTTGTTTTTCCTCGACCTGGAAACCACCTAATCGCCCGGACATGGAGCTCAACAGATTAATccccacatgtggctgcagagggctgttgctcagtaaaagttacatagtgttgctttaaacgTCTCAATGATGAGTTGTAAGTGTGACGTGACAATGATTAAAAGATGAactctcctctcgtcttcaGGCACAGTGGGTGATTCTCTGTCATCGTCCCAGCATccagatgtgtttgtttcctcagaCGGGGGCTACAACTGGAGGGGGACACTGAGGGGCCCTCACCACTACAGCATACTGGACTCTGGGGGTCTCATTGTGGCCGTGGAGGCCCAGCGCAAGGGACAAGTCAAGACGATCAAGTACTGAGCGTTTTTTAACGTCATGCATTACTTGTCaatgaggaggcagagagagatggagttaTATTATCCGTGGTCTCCAGGTTCTCCACGGACGAGGGCCAGTGCTGGAAGTCGTACAACTTCACGGATCAGCCCTTCTTCTTCGCAGGCCTGGCGTCCGAGCCGGGCACCAAGGCCATGAATGTCAGCGTGTGGGGTTTCCGGCCCGAGGACGACGGCCAGCCCATGTGGGTGGCCGTCACCATTGATTTCCAGAGTGTCATTACCAGAGCGTGTGAGTCAAGCTGCTTTAATTCTATCGGCCtggtggagggaggtggagggaggtggagtCTGGCCGCAGATAGTCTCTCTTACACAAACAAGGGACTTTCCAAAACCTGAATGTCTTAAACGCtgacttcctcttttttttttctattgcaTCTCTCAAACCAACAtgctgtaaaaaacaacacatgacaaACCACTTCTTATTTCACAGTTTACTATTCTGCTTATGCTGCATTTCCATATTTCtctgtaattgtttttctttcattttgtatATACTTATTTTCTCAATCAGCTTCCTCCACGAAACTTGGTTAAAGGAAGGAACATGAGCCGAGACAGAACCTCACAGGATAGTTCAGTTTATTTAGACaatcatgtttgtttcttttttatgccGTTTTCAACAACTTCACAGGGAATAACTCAAggatgttgaaaaataaaatcacatgcaatttggtgcagatcaaaataaaaatctggatctagaaGACTTAAATgtagtttgtagtttttttatcaGCTTTATGGTATCAAATAGGGTTAGAAACCTCTAACTACCACCACTGTGTACCTGACATAATGTAATaagagtagataatgagtgaattttcattttttcagtgaactatccctttaacaccGGCTTTATCTTTCCACTATTTGAAATAATTGCAGCCGACAGTCGGTTTATTGTTAATTGGTCGTCGTCTGTTTCCTCAGGTAACAATCACGACTATGAAGAGTGGCTTGCTCATTCTGCAGGGGGCGGGGCCTCGGAGAGAAGCGCCTGCGTCCTGGGGGTCAAGGAGACGTACCGGAGGCTAAAGAAACAATCTGTGTGCCGAAACGGGAAAAGCTTTGTAGTGAGCAAGAAGCAGAGCCCCTGTCTGTGCACCAGACACGATTACTTATGGTAAGACATGTTCTCAGTGATCAGAGgaagaaatatacatttatcATGTCCACAGATTGTAATATCCATCAAACAAACTTGTCTGGAGACGTGTTTTGGGGGCAGTaactaaagccgttttcagacatgaactccagatgAATGtcagcgggagattctccgcATGCAGCCCCTCCTGAGAATGTCCGGaggttctctggagttcagtgcatttctgaaagcagcttaagacaGCATGGCGAATATCTCACCCTCTTTCCGTTACAGTGACTACGGCTACTATCGTCACCCGAAGACTTCGGAGTGTTTGCGACAACCCGACGCTGCGAATAAAACTTTGGAGATGTGTCTGAACGGAGAGGAGGATGAGCTGCTGACGGCCGGGTAATAATATTCTCTCCTTTTATCGAATGATCACACACTCGTCCTCTACACATGCTCACAGGCTTCTGTTCGCAGGTATCGCAAGGTCCCGAGCAACAAGTGTGAGGGTGGCTTCACGCCTCATCTCGCCGTGCAAACACTCATCAGACCCTGCGGCGTTAAACCCAGCCCCGGCCCGCCCGCCGTGTCAGTGCCTCCAGGGCCAGTCTTCGACACACCGGTGTGTACATCTGTTGTGCAGTTTGTGTACTCTCGGGATGCTTATCTCCAGTTTTTTTATGAATCTAACATGTGTCGCATGTTTTTTCGCAGCGAGAGAAGTTGGTGTTGATCCTGGTGTGTGTAGGGGCAGGGGTCATCGTCCTGGTGGCTGTCGCTTCCGCTCTACTTGCTGTCAAGCGAGTGGTTTATAGGACaaggtgagtcacacacacacactcactcacacatacacacacttgtactCCACTAACACTTCTTTGTTGTGGttccctgtctccctctgcaggaCACCTGTGTATCGCTTCTCCaacctccagctgcaggacGATGAGATCTGCGTCACGCCTGATCTTGAAAGCGCCACCAGCAGCAACGGCACCGTCTGCCATCATGACTCAGACGACGTAAGCGTCATTATTACTTCGATGTTTCCAGCTCAAAATCCATTTTAGAGTGTGTGATTTTCTCAAAAACAATCTGATACCGGTGTTTCTTATCATGACAGGATCTTATCCAATGACACATCTTAACGGACAGATCCACTTTGGAAACCAGCTGTGCTGAAAAAGACTGTCGACTGCATTGTGTTGGATTAACGCCTCATGTTTGGACAGGAGCGACCTTTGTGCCAAGCTCTGGGGATTTTTAATGACAAGCATGACAttgttaaatgtattaatttattgaTATTGAGCTCACTTAATTTCATTGCTTTACTTTGCTTATCTTataatgtaaagtattttttttatgttactcTGTTTTGCACCACCTTTTTATGTCtgtcaaaatgtgaaaacaaaaacatggcaaTTCAtatcatttgtatttgtgaaaaataaattattgcaTGTTATTAAGTGTTTGtcttcagtttaaaatgtttgcttcaCAGCTGTGtgtccagtaggtggcgctggTGAAGCAGGAACCTGTCCCGTCTGTACAAAAatggagcagagaaaaagaaagaccaGGAAGTTGGCGAGACGGAAACAAAGATAGTTTGGTAACATGATAACTCAGTCGTGCGATAGCTGCCACTACTTTTTTTGTGTGGAGGTAAAATTACAAAGACATAAATTACATGCTGTTTTATTAGATGGCAAAAtagtacaaataaatatataaatgcggacatgaataattatttacaaatatgtttgataaataaaaccacagcaaaacattttttaaataaattaaattttttattgtatttattttaacgAGTGTAATATTGATTCAGTATTTTAATGCACTTTTtaacaatcaaattaaatattaaagtaaacatTGCTTGGAAAATATATcaaaagataaagaaataatttagttaattcttttatttgattattttatatctACGAAGAtgttactatatatatatatttttgtaagttatatctttatttcaactttaactatatttcattatattatttgtacattttaatgaaaaatgaaagtaaacattACTTCAAACGATTAAATGGATTCATTCCAAACCGGAAGCTACGTTTCTCAGTCAGAGGGGAGCGTCCCGTCCTCTTGGCGGTCTCCGGCTTCTCGGTCAGAGCGGAGCATCTCTGACcgcagctcctctctgcagctcagctgtCAGCAGTCGGTGTGGGACCGGACACGGTGCGCGAGCCGCTCGTGGAGCCGTGGTTACCGGGGCGATACAGCGGGTGAGCTTTGAGTCAAAGTAAGTCAAATGACGTTGTTGTCACATGCGGAAGTAGAgttttgtccccccccccccggtgtCGGTCAGCGCGTCCGAGTGCGACGAGGAAGCTACGAGGAAGCCTTTTGAAAGTTAGCATCCAAGCTAACACCCTGTCAACTGACTCCTGCTGGTTAGCTACGTGCGTCGCTGCGACCCGTCTGTTGCTGCGTCGtataactttgtttttttttaaagtttgaa
The sequence above is a segment of the Hippoglossus stenolepis isolate QCI-W04-F060 chromosome 22, HSTE1.2, whole genome shotgun sequence genome. Coding sequences within it:
- the si:dkey-159a18.1 gene encoding sortilin — encoded protein: MLWSLVVLGGVCVCLVAAEGSSRGGRTGTLPRPQLDGSRGQVRARPRRESSGASGASKLSHGPVFTSCRLPLTPDEHTVLDDNTHDTGFNGDDGSYVILTWVGDGTGVVLVLSTISVPINTYLDGGSSRLYRSTDYGKSFHDISHRINNTFIKEEFGVSVGPGSSVILTADTPVVDHPGGIIFTSTDAGATFKFIQLPFHLAEPITYHFLNPDYLVALSIDGRLWLSLDFGAKWKKVHDGVHSFSWGAGVNLFFSCTRVDTVEADERGDLVLKRTKDLGETFTTIHEDIFSFGYIGAFLFFSVMEDARSPRVMYFSSDQGDTFSRALLPSASTEQFYSILDGDVDMLFMHVDNPGDTFFGTMYTSDDRGILFSKSLERHLFDGHRKSDFTNITSLRGVYLTNKLDEDGRIRSVISFNRGGTWRQLNKPENVNCSEQTKKCNLHIHGEHSRNNQIVPMLALSEPTAIGLVIAHGTVGDSLSSSQHPDVFVSSDGGYNWRGTLRGPHHYSILDSGGLIVAVEAQRKGQVKTIKFSTDEGQCWKSYNFTDQPFFFAGLASEPGTKAMNVSVWGFRPEDDGQPMWVAVTIDFQSVITRACNNHDYEEWLAHSAGGGASERSACVLGVKETYRRLKKQSVCRNGKSFVVSKKQSPCLCTRHDYLCDYGYYRHPKTSECLRQPDAANKTLEMCLNGEEDELLTAGYRKVPSNKCEGGFTPHLAVQTLIRPCGVKPSPGPPAVSVPPGPVFDTPREKLVLILVCVGAGVIVLVAVASALLAVKRVVYRTRTPVYRFSNLQLQDDEICVTPDLESATSSNGTVCHHDSDDDLIQ